The Synchiropus splendidus isolate RoL2022-P1 chromosome 1, RoL_Sspl_1.0, whole genome shotgun sequence genome includes a window with the following:
- the LOC128748642 gene encoding desumoylating isopeptidase 1-like encodes MDFTWSYPVSLHVYDMSKGVARQWSTPMLGIQLDGIWHTSVVIYGREFFFVNDGVLNCSPGSSFLGQPDRVIHLGSTEVPADVFKEYLRSLKESTYRGDKYNLFELNCNTFSNEVAQFLTGKKIPAHILALPAQVLSTPLGAALRPYLDSMVKYPAGSGLSGQCNW; translated from the exons ATGGACTTCACGTGGTCATACCCTGTTTCCCTTCATGTCTACGACATGTCTAAAGGAGTGGCTCGGCAGTGGAGCACCCCGATGCTCG GGATACAACTGGATGGGATATG GCATACGTCCGTCGTGATCTATGGCAGAGAATTCTTCTTTGTCAACGACGGCGTCCTCAACTGTTCACCT GGTAGCAGTTTCTTAGGCCAGCCTGACAGAGTGATACACTTGGGTTCCACTGAGGTGCCTGCAGACGTATTTAAGGAGTATCTGCGGTCCCTGAAGGAGTCAACATACAG aggTGACAAGTACAACCTGTTTGAGCTGAACTGCAACACATTCAGTAATGAGGTGGCTCAGTTCCTGACTGGCAAGAAGATTCCCGCCCACATATTGGCCCTCCCAGCACAAGTCTTATCCAC ACCTTTAGGAGCGGCTCTCCGTCCATATCTGGATTCCATGGTCAAATATCCAGCAGGAAGCGGCTTAAGCGGACAGTGTAATTGGTAA